In a genomic window of Pseudomonas mohnii:
- a CDS encoding benzoate/H(+) symporter BenE family transporter: MKGLMRDFSLSAAVAGFIATVISYAGPLVIIFQAADAAHLSRELLSSWVWAISIGSALLGIGLSLRYRVPIIIAWSAPGSALLVALLPGISMNEAVGAYLLSSLIIFLVGISGAFDRVISKLPGAIAAAMLAGILLRFGTGLFVSLQGQPGLVLAMFVTYQVCKRLLPRYAVMAVLVVGCAIAILTGQLHREALVIGLATPVWVTPQFSLSATLNVALPLVMVALTGQFVPGMAVLRASGYATPASPIIACSALGTALLAPFGCHGLNLAAITAAICTGREAHEDPGKRYVAGVVGGLCYLVLGIFGATLVSLFAAFPKELIAALAGLALFAAIAGALANAMAVPHDREAALVTFLTTASGMSLFGLSAAFWGLIFGMAAHLLSGARRPPHATSSSAREVAR; this comes from the coding sequence ATGAAAGGCTTGATGCGTGACTTTTCGCTGTCCGCTGCGGTGGCGGGCTTTATTGCCACGGTGATCTCGTATGCGGGCCCACTGGTGATCATTTTCCAGGCGGCGGACGCCGCGCATCTGTCTCGCGAGCTGTTGTCGTCCTGGGTCTGGGCGATCTCCATTGGCAGTGCGCTGCTGGGCATCGGCCTGAGCCTGCGCTACCGCGTGCCGATCATCATTGCCTGGTCGGCACCCGGCTCGGCCCTGCTGGTGGCGTTGCTGCCGGGCATCTCGATGAACGAGGCCGTCGGTGCCTATCTGCTGAGCAGTCTGATTATCTTTCTGGTCGGCATCTCGGGCGCCTTCGACCGCGTTATCAGCAAGCTGCCCGGCGCCATCGCAGCGGCCATGCTGGCGGGGATTCTGTTGCGTTTCGGCACTGGCCTGTTCGTGTCATTGCAAGGTCAGCCCGGGTTGGTGCTGGCCATGTTCGTCACCTACCAGGTGTGCAAACGGCTGCTGCCGCGTTACGCGGTGATGGCGGTACTGGTGGTGGGCTGTGCCATCGCCATACTCACCGGCCAATTGCACCGCGAAGCCCTGGTGATCGGCCTGGCGACGCCGGTTTGGGTCACCCCGCAGTTCAGCCTGAGTGCAACCTTGAACGTCGCCTTGCCACTGGTGATGGTGGCGCTGACCGGGCAGTTCGTGCCGGGCATGGCCGTGTTGCGCGCCTCGGGTTACGCCACGCCGGCCAGCCCGATCATCGCCTGCAGCGCGCTGGGCACGGCGCTGTTGGCGCCGTTTGGTTGCCATGGCCTCAACCTGGCGGCGATCACTGCCGCCATCTGCACTGGCCGCGAGGCCCACGAAGACCCGGGCAAACGCTATGTCGCCGGTGTGGTCGGCGGTCTCTGTTACCTGGTACTGGGCATCTTTGGTGCGACCCTGGTGTCGTTGTTTGCCGCTTTCCCCAAAGAACTGATCGCCGCCCTGGCGGGCCTGGCCCTGTTCGCTGCCATTGCCGGCGCCCTGGCCAATGCCATGGCCGTACCCCATGACCGCGAAGCGGCGCTGGTGACGTTCCTCACCACCGCCTCGGGCATGTCGCTGTTCGGCTTGTCCGCCGCGTTCTGGGGGCTGATTTTCGGCATGGCCGCGCACCTGCTGTCGGGTGCGCGGCGGCCGCCCCATGCCACGTCCAGCAGCGCCCGGGAGGTGGCGCGCTGA
- a CDS encoding OprD family porin — translation MKSTIHATRTLLSTAVALGCSSQLMAAEGGFIEDATATLQARNYYFSRDYSDIVGANKQSKAEEWAQGFIFNAKSGYTQGTIGVGVDVIGLLGLKLDSSPDRVNTGLLPVQSDGRAADDYSRVEGTLKLRYSKTELRVGELQPNLPVLVFSDIRLLPPSYQGASITSAEINGLTLQGGHLSSTHLRNEAGDEKMQAMLSYVPQRQASSDAFNYGGGDYAFNDKHTSVSAWYGQLEDIYHQGFLGLKHSQPLGSWTLGANLGYFDAREDGKKLLGNIDNQAFFSLLSAKYGGHTFYVGYQGMFGESAFPRVFANISPLGNEVPTYEFASTDERSWQARYDYDFAALGVPGLTSTVRYITGNNVNTGKGFEGKDRERDLDLGYVVQSGTFAGLGIRVRNAMARSNYRTDIDENRLILSYTWTLL, via the coding sequence ATGAAGTCAACCATTCATGCAACTCGTACGCTTTTGTCCACGGCTGTCGCCTTGGGTTGTTCCAGCCAGTTGATGGCCGCCGAGGGCGGTTTTATCGAGGACGCCACCGCCACCTTGCAGGCACGCAATTACTACTTCAGCCGGGACTACTCGGACATTGTCGGCGCTAACAAGCAGTCGAAGGCCGAGGAGTGGGCCCAGGGCTTTATCTTCAACGCCAAGTCCGGTTACACCCAAGGGACGATCGGCGTTGGCGTCGATGTCATCGGCCTGCTCGGGCTCAAGCTCGACAGCAGCCCGGACCGGGTCAACACCGGCCTGTTACCGGTGCAAAGCGATGGTCGCGCGGCCGATGACTACAGCCGCGTGGAAGGCACGTTGAAGCTGCGTTACTCGAAAACCGAACTGCGCGTTGGCGAACTGCAACCGAACTTGCCGGTGCTGGTTTTCAGTGACATCCGTCTGCTGCCACCCAGTTACCAAGGGGCGAGCATCACGTCTGCAGAGATCAATGGCCTGACGTTGCAGGGCGGCCATCTGAGCTCCACTCACCTGCGCAACGAGGCCGGCGACGAGAAGATGCAAGCGATGCTCAGCTACGTGCCTCAGCGCCAGGCCAGCAGTGACGCGTTCAACTATGGTGGCGGCGATTACGCCTTCAACGACAAACACACCAGCGTCAGTGCCTGGTACGGGCAACTGGAAGACATCTACCATCAAGGCTTCCTGGGCCTGAAACACAGCCAGCCCCTGGGCAGTTGGACCCTGGGCGCCAACCTCGGGTATTTCGATGCCAGGGAGGATGGCAAGAAGCTGTTGGGCAATATCGACAACCAGGCGTTCTTCTCCCTGCTGTCGGCCAAGTACGGCGGCCATACCTTCTACGTCGGCTACCAGGGCATGTTTGGTGAAAGCGCGTTCCCTCGGGTATTTGCCAACATCTCGCCGCTGGGTAACGAAGTGCCGACCTATGAATTCGCCTCCACCGACGAGCGCTCCTGGCAGGCGCGCTACGACTACGACTTTGCCGCCCTCGGCGTGCCGGGCCTGACCAGCACCGTGCGCTACATCACCGGCAACAACGTTAACACCGGCAAGGGCTTTGAAGGCAAGGACCGCGAACGCGACCTGGACCTCGGTTACGTCGTGCAGAGCGGCACCTTCGCGGGGCTTGGGATCCGGGTGCGCAATGCCATGGCGCGCTCCAATTACCGCACCGATATCGACGAGAACCGACTGATCCTGAGCTACACCTGGACGTTGCTGTGA
- a CDS encoding DUF2790 domain-containing protein, which translates to MKTLLSVLLALTTTAVMAGEGNPATTPPSLDIAKVISVTDTSTACDVVPATMVYIDHQGETHQLTYNVMGSCSGV; encoded by the coding sequence ATGAAGACTTTGTTAAGCGTCCTGTTGGCCCTGACCACGACCGCCGTCATGGCCGGTGAAGGCAACCCGGCCACAACACCTCCATCCCTGGATATCGCAAAGGTCATCTCGGTCACCGATACCTCGACTGCCTGCGACGTCGTACCGGCGACCATGGTCTACATCGACCATCAGGGTGAAACCCACCAGTTGACCTACAACGTGATGGGCAGTTGCTCGGGCGTGTGA
- a CDS encoding LysR family transcriptional regulator has protein sequence MDLLNSLRVFVRVADAGSFTTAAQALDFSTAQVSRLVAELEQHVQARLLQRTTRRLSLTEAGERFLLRARQILDDMAEATAEARGAHLEPNGRLRLHCLTGLGVLMTPLIARYCELYPDVVVEMTLSQRNPDPLEDGHDVVISIAQDLADSQFVAQTVGRIFSMPCASPAYIARRGLPTRPEHLNEHCCLRMIDPLHGDEWVFRDEQGEHCVVPGKTFQSNVPEAMVNASEAGMGISLLPFYTATRSLREGTLLRLLGDHRLRERNVYALYPSKRFLDAKVRTWVDFLKAELPGLFSGHEVIANDVRHWGMS, from the coding sequence ATGGACTTGCTTAACAGCCTGCGCGTATTTGTACGTGTAGCCGATGCAGGCAGCTTTACCACCGCCGCACAGGCGCTGGACTTTTCCACGGCGCAAGTGTCTCGGCTGGTGGCGGAACTTGAACAGCACGTGCAGGCGCGTCTGCTGCAACGCACCACCCGCCGTTTGAGCCTGACCGAAGCCGGCGAACGCTTCCTGTTGCGGGCGCGGCAAATACTGGATGACATGGCCGAGGCCACCGCAGAAGCCCGTGGCGCTCACCTGGAGCCCAATGGCCGGTTGCGTCTGCACTGTTTGACCGGGCTGGGTGTGCTGATGACGCCGCTGATTGCCCGCTACTGCGAGCTCTATCCGGACGTGGTGGTCGAGATGACCTTGTCGCAACGCAACCCCGACCCCCTTGAAGACGGGCACGACGTGGTCATCTCCATTGCCCAGGACCTGGCGGATTCACAATTCGTTGCCCAAACGGTAGGGCGCATCTTCAGCATGCCTTGCGCATCGCCCGCGTACATCGCGCGTCGGGGCCTGCCGACCCGCCCCGAACACTTGAATGAACATTGCTGCCTGCGCATGATCGACCCGTTGCACGGCGATGAGTGGGTCTTCCGTGACGAGCAGGGCGAGCATTGCGTGGTGCCCGGCAAGACCTTCCAGAGCAACGTTCCCGAGGCGATGGTCAATGCCTCGGAGGCCGGGATGGGCATCAGCCTGTTGCCGTTCTACACCGCCACCCGGTCACTGCGCGAGGGCACCTTGCTGCGCCTGCTGGGCGACCACCGGCTCAGGGAGCGCAACGTCTATGCACTCTATCCTTCCAAGCGTTTTCTGGATGCCAAGGTCAGGACCTGGGTGGACTTTCTCAAGGCCGAGTTGCCTGGGCTTTTTTCCGGACATGAGGTCATCGCGAACGATGTTCGGCACTGGGGAATGAGCTAG
- a CDS encoding aspartate/glutamate racemase family protein, producing MSIRIWHQSFTVLSDLGAYDEALRAHFRRVARPDTEIHMHGMRPGTYRNHYPGDDIKYSALQYLHGLQFMAAGINAQHQGFDAYAISTLPEPALKETRSLLDIPVVGYGESAMLTACMLGRTFGVLVFIDELAEQVTENAARHGLAGRLTEVRHVGFRFADVLAGFTDPAELIERFRSAARGLIASGAEVIIPGEAPLNVLLATHGINEVDGVPVLDSLGAWVKQAESMVDLRRANGTRTCNRGYFSAQPEPERVREIFDFYGLGSFIQAGDQA from the coding sequence ATGAGCATTCGTATCTGGCATCAAAGTTTCACCGTACTGAGCGACCTGGGCGCTTACGACGAGGCCTTGCGTGCGCATTTTCGCAGGGTGGCCCGGCCGGACACCGAGATCCATATGCATGGGATGCGCCCGGGTACCTACCGCAACCACTATCCGGGAGACGACATCAAGTATTCGGCCCTGCAGTACCTGCATGGCCTGCAGTTCATGGCGGCGGGCATCAATGCCCAGCATCAGGGTTTCGACGCCTACGCCATCAGCACCTTGCCGGAACCGGCACTCAAGGAAACGCGCAGCCTGCTGGATATTCCAGTGGTGGGCTATGGCGAATCGGCGATGCTGACCGCGTGCATGCTCGGGCGAACGTTCGGGGTTCTGGTGTTCATTGACGAGTTGGCTGAGCAGGTCACTGAAAACGCTGCGCGCCATGGTCTCGCCGGGCGGTTGACGGAGGTGCGGCATGTCGGCTTTCGCTTTGCCGATGTGCTGGCAGGCTTCACCGATCCCGCTGAACTGATCGAACGTTTTCGCAGCGCGGCGCGCGGCCTGATCGCCAGTGGCGCTGAAGTGATCATTCCCGGCGAAGCCCCGCTGAACGTACTGCTGGCCACCCATGGCATTAACGAGGTGGACGGTGTGCCAGTGCTCGATTCGCTCGGTGCCTGGGTCAAACAGGCGGAAAGCATGGTGGACTTGCGGCGCGCCAACGGCACACGCACTTGCAATCGTGGATATTTCTCAGCCCAACCCGAGCCTGAGCGGGTTCGGGAAATCTTCGACTTCTATGGCTTGGGCTCGTTTATTCAAGCAGGAGATCAGGCATGA
- a CDS encoding FAD-dependent oxidoreductase, with amino-acid sequence MNRYECDLLVIGGGLAGFSAALAAAQAGLQVIVLEKTAQTGGSSAMSGGCLAFAGTDLQRAHGIEDSSQLLFDDLVEVGKGECDEALVKLYTDHQLQTYQWLKDNGVVFTDVIEAASGQSVPRVHNVDPADMVRQLQQAALATQQVEVWLHSRARRLLRGDGGRVWGASVERNGEVVDVMARRAVLLASGGFVQDRALIHRFVPQYDNAVFIGGEGNEGDGLRMAWALGADVRDLPYIKGTFGKHPMDEHNHHACLAVYKGAIAVNQEGRRFVDESQSYKLLGDAVMQQSYGVGYQILDQDILLSGDNQVRILDFTRRLEEGLFVEAQTLQQLARLIEVPEDVLLAEVAAYNDAVRQGQTPAFGRQHLVHHHGQLRTIERPPFYAYPSTAAVFGTYCGVIVDRDLHVLDVFGEPITGLLAAGEMIGGFHGAAYMTGSALGKAAVFGRLAGASLGNASEG; translated from the coding sequence ATGAATCGTTATGAATGTGATTTGCTGGTGATCGGCGGCGGGCTGGCGGGTTTCAGCGCGGCCCTGGCTGCAGCCCAGGCGGGCTTGCAGGTGATCGTGCTGGAAAAGACCGCACAAACCGGTGGTTCATCGGCCATGAGTGGTGGTTGCCTGGCGTTCGCCGGCACCGACCTGCAGCGTGCGCACGGTATTGAAGATTCGTCGCAATTGCTGTTCGACGACCTCGTCGAGGTGGGCAAGGGCGAATGCGACGAGGCACTGGTCAAGCTGTACACCGATCACCAACTGCAGACCTACCAGTGGCTCAAGGACAACGGCGTGGTGTTCACCGATGTCATCGAGGCCGCCTCCGGGCAGTCGGTACCACGGGTGCACAATGTGGACCCGGCCGACATGGTGCGGCAACTGCAACAGGCGGCGCTGGCAACGCAACAGGTCGAGGTCTGGCTGCACAGCCGCGCCCGCCGTTTGTTGCGTGGGGACGGTGGCCGGGTGTGGGGGGCGAGTGTCGAGCGTAACGGCGAAGTGGTTGACGTCATGGCTCGTAGAGCGGTGCTGCTGGCCAGCGGCGGGTTTGTTCAGGACCGGGCGTTGATCCACCGCTTTGTCCCGCAGTACGACAATGCGGTGTTCATCGGTGGCGAAGGCAATGAAGGCGACGGCCTGCGCATGGCCTGGGCCTTGGGCGCGGACGTGCGTGACCTGCCGTACATCAAGGGCACCTTCGGCAAGCACCCCATGGATGAGCACAACCACCACGCTTGCCTGGCGGTTTACAAGGGCGCCATCGCGGTGAACCAGGAAGGTCGGCGATTTGTCGACGAATCACAGTCCTACAAGTTGCTCGGCGATGCCGTGATGCAACAGAGCTACGGTGTGGGCTATCAGATCCTGGATCAGGACATCCTGCTCAGCGGTGACAATCAGGTGCGAATCCTGGACTTCACCCGGCGCCTGGAGGAGGGGCTGTTCGTCGAGGCGCAGACATTGCAACAACTGGCGCGTCTGATCGAAGTGCCCGAGGACGTGTTACTCGCCGAAGTCGCTGCCTACAACGATGCCGTGCGCCAGGGGCAAACACCGGCGTTCGGTCGTCAACACCTGGTGCATCATCACGGTCAACTGCGCACCATTGAGCGTCCCCCCTTTTATGCCTACCCATCAACGGCGGCGGTTTTCGGCACCTACTGCGGTGTGATCGTCGACAGGGATTTGCACGTGCTCGATGTTTTCGGCGAACCGATCACCGGGCTGCTGGCGGCGGGCGAGATGATCGGCGGCTTCCACGGCGCTGCCTACATGACCGGTTCGGCCCTGGGCAAGGCGGCGGTATTCGGGCGCCTGGCCGGTGCCAGCCTGGGCAATGCGAGTGAGGGCTGA
- a CDS encoding electron transfer flavoprotein subunit beta/FixA family protein, whose translation MKILVLLAGVADIRFPLHPVSLNSESLIQEQGSPRRLLGPFDEAALEVALKLRDARPDTQIDVLLLDGCNSENLLRSVAAFCPDSLRCLQLEPCQPWDARQTATQIAGLIKRDYLAHDLVLLGRELGDLDEGSIAVLLARRLGRPQLAMAQFGQWQDAQLWLMRERGTCEEWLKVDQPLLASVTNDRRNKLRHPLLKNVMQAKRMTFTQVTASAPTRAGLSLSQLETAPLIARGGQCRLLSGDVTEQAAALIGWLKEQGVNS comes from the coding sequence ATGAAAATTCTGGTCCTGCTGGCGGGTGTGGCAGATATCCGTTTCCCGTTACATCCCGTCAGTTTGAATAGCGAGTCGTTGATCCAGGAGCAAGGATCCCCCCGACGCCTGCTCGGCCCGTTCGACGAGGCTGCTTTGGAGGTGGCGCTAAAACTGCGCGATGCCCGGCCTGACACACAGATAGACGTGTTGCTGCTCGACGGCTGCAACAGTGAAAACCTGTTGCGCAGTGTCGCGGCGTTCTGCCCTGATTCATTGCGATGCCTGCAGCTTGAACCCTGCCAGCCATGGGATGCCCGACAGACAGCGACGCAGATCGCCGGGCTGATCAAGCGCGATTATCTTGCGCATGATTTGGTGCTGCTGGGGCGTGAGTTGGGCGACCTGGACGAAGGCAGTATTGCCGTACTGCTGGCGCGTCGGTTGGGTCGACCGCAACTGGCAATGGCTCAGTTTGGCCAGTGGCAGGACGCGCAGCTGTGGCTGATGCGCGAACGTGGTACCTGCGAAGAATGGCTGAAGGTCGATCAGCCCTTGTTGGCGAGTGTGACCAATGATCGACGCAACAAGCTGCGTCACCCGTTGTTGAAAAATGTCATGCAGGCCAAGCGGATGACGTTCACCCAAGTCACGGCATCGGCGCCGACGCGTGCGGGGCTGTCGTTGTCGCAGCTGGAGACTGCGCCGCTGATTGCGCGAGGCGGGCAGTGCCGGCTATTGAGCGGCGACGTAACCGAGCAGGCCGCGGCGCTGATCGGTTGGCTAAAAGAACAAGGGGTCAATTCATGA
- a CDS encoding electron transfer flavoprotein subunit alpha/FixB family protein → MSRLLAVIPQAWGAEALEAALGAAQQVGAGEAFAVVLVSSQPSAEHAQLATRAGAQLVYQAVHAALGECDEPQVLVAAVAEALRAIPRLGSEVPLVLLPPGPQGEELAALLADYLDGQALGRCVALRLEDDAVLAERAAWGGRMRLALRAASGPAFACLRAGRPKLEAESSAELFNLELHGSLPKALSLDKRESGQRLPPLEGARLVVSGGRGVNEQGFALLEALALSLGGTLGGSLPAVDAGMVPVLRQVGVSGKFVSPQIYVAVGISGTLQHLAGVSLDSCIVAVNQDPEADIFKVASLGIVAPWETLLPALLDGLGQSLPG, encoded by the coding sequence ATGAGCAGACTGCTAGCGGTTATTCCTCAAGCCTGGGGGGCGGAGGCACTGGAAGCTGCACTCGGTGCGGCGCAGCAGGTCGGTGCCGGAGAGGCTTTTGCGGTGGTGCTGGTCAGTAGCCAGCCGAGTGCCGAGCACGCGCAATTGGCGACAAGGGCAGGCGCTCAATTGGTATATCAGGCCGTGCACGCGGCATTGGGCGAATGTGACGAGCCTCAGGTCCTGGTGGCCGCGGTGGCCGAAGCGCTGCGGGCGATTCCCCGTCTGGGCAGTGAAGTGCCTCTGGTGTTGCTGCCGCCCGGTCCTCAGGGTGAGGAGCTGGCGGCATTGTTGGCAGACTATCTGGATGGGCAGGCGCTGGGCCGTTGTGTCGCACTGCGGCTTGAGGATGACGCGGTGCTGGCCGAGCGAGCGGCCTGGGGCGGGCGCATGCGCCTGGCGCTTCGGGCGGCCAGCGGACCGGCGTTCGCCTGTCTGCGCGCTGGCCGGCCGAAGCTCGAGGCCGAGTCCTCGGCGGAACTGTTTAACCTCGAACTGCATGGCAGCCTGCCAAAGGCATTGAGTCTGGACAAACGCGAAAGCGGACAGCGCCTGCCGCCCCTGGAGGGCGCCAGGCTGGTGGTGTCTGGTGGACGCGGGGTGAATGAACAAGGCTTTGCCTTGCTCGAGGCGTTGGCGTTAAGCCTGGGCGGCACCCTGGGCGGCAGTTTGCCGGCCGTGGATGCGGGCATGGTGCCGGTGCTGCGGCAAGTGGGTGTCTCAGGCAAGTTTGTCAGCCCGCAGATCTATGTGGCGGTGGGCATCTCCGGCACGTTGCAGCATCTGGCCGGGGTCAGCCTCGACAGCTGCATCGTGGCCGTCAACCAGGACCCGGAGGCGGACATTTTCAAGGTCGCCAGCCTGGGCATCGTCGCCCCTTGGGAGACGTTGCTGCCGGCGTTGCTTGACGGTCTGGGTCAGTCGCTGCCCGGATAG
- a CDS encoding LysR family transcriptional regulator, protein MDRLWAMQVFVRVVECGSFSRAAESLDIANATVTSSVRNLENYLGVTLLSRNTRSLRLTDDGEGYFEQCNQVLQQIADMEAQVRQKKGEISGQLCIESPAAFARALLCPALPAFTAQHPGLSVALRQTDHAEDLIATGTDVAIRIDSVNDADLVARPLYQAHYVACAAPGLLKRIGTPEQPQALLPQHCLGIFGAGRYIVSDWTFAREGEHHQLTPRGELHFNSTDAIIQAALAEQGVIYVLDVFVNGLIRSGELVELFPDWSTGSRNFYTVTPKSRFVAPRTRAFIEFILATLDAQRRPPSGASIAVRQGRRGLI, encoded by the coding sequence ATGGACAGACTCTGGGCAATGCAGGTGTTCGTGCGGGTAGTGGAATGCGGCAGTTTCAGCCGCGCCGCCGAATCGCTGGATATCGCCAATGCCACCGTGACCTCCAGTGTGCGTAACCTGGAGAACTACCTAGGGGTGACGTTGTTGTCGCGCAATACACGCTCGTTGCGCCTGACCGATGACGGCGAAGGTTACTTCGAGCAGTGCAATCAGGTACTGCAGCAAATTGCCGACATGGAAGCCCAGGTCAGGCAAAAGAAAGGCGAGATCAGCGGACAGTTGTGCATCGAGTCACCGGCTGCCTTCGCCCGCGCCCTGCTATGCCCGGCATTGCCGGCCTTTACTGCGCAACACCCCGGATTGTCCGTGGCGCTGCGCCAGACCGACCACGCCGAGGACCTGATCGCCACCGGCACCGACGTGGCCATTCGCATCGATTCTGTCAATGACGCCGACCTGGTCGCGCGCCCCCTGTATCAGGCGCACTACGTGGCCTGCGCCGCACCCGGCCTGCTCAAGCGCATCGGCACGCCAGAGCAACCGCAGGCGCTGTTGCCACAGCATTGCCTGGGCATTTTTGGCGCCGGTCGCTATATCGTGTCGGACTGGACGTTTGCCCGCGAGGGCGAGCATCACCAACTGACCCCGCGGGGCGAACTGCACTTCAACAGTACCGACGCAATAATCCAGGCTGCCCTGGCCGAGCAAGGCGTCATTTACGTGCTGGACGTGTTCGTCAACGGGCTGATCCGCAGCGGAGAGCTGGTGGAGTTATTCCCCGACTGGAGCACCGGCAGCCGCAACTTCTACACCGTAACCCCCAAGTCGCGCTTTGTTGCGCCGCGTACACGCGCCTTCATCGAGTTCATTCTGGCTACGCTGGACGCTCAACGCCGCCCCCCTTCCGGTGCCAGCATTGCCGTTCGCCAGGGGCGTCGCGGGTTGATCTGA